One window of the Zea mays cultivar B73 chromosome 3, Zm-B73-REFERENCE-NAM-5.0, whole genome shotgun sequence genome contains the following:
- the LOC100304234 gene encoding uncharacterized protein LOC100304234 → MAAPCSLHPTPRTPPWTFPELAPWRPAELLPAVFLLSVQFSCAPRYSSPSSPQPPVSPMAEASSSSSSAPSPIVFFPAGKLCERHHASLVLASSQLGLRPPLLVPHGARPPAAVRPARVLGWSGRRRLRPVSFPGPPRCPFPCACARVPAL, encoded by the coding sequence ATGGCCGCGCCCTGTTCTCTTCATCCTACGCCGCGAACCCCGCCGTGGACCTTCCCCGAGCTCGCCCCATGGCGCCCGGCCGAGCTCCTCCCTGCCGTGTTCTTGCTCAGCGTCCAGTTTTCCTGCGCGCCGCGGTATTCCTCCCCGAGCTCGCCCCAGCCCCCTGTATCCCCCATGGCCGAAGCTTCTTCTAGCTCCAGCTCGGCTCCCTCTCCCATCGTCTTCTTCCCCGCTGGCAAGCTCTGCGAACGCCACCATGCATCTCTGGTGCTCGCCTCCTCCCAGCTCGGACTGCGTCCCCCTCTGCTCGTTCCCCATGGCGCTCGCCCTCCAGCTGCGGTGCGCCCTGCTCGTGTTCTGGGTTGGTCCGGCCGTCGCAGGCTTCGTCCAGTGTCGTTCCCTGGCCCGCCGCGGTGTCCGTTTCCCTGCGCGTGCGCCCGGGTTCCTGCTCTCTGA